AGCACAGATCGGGGCCCAAGCAAACCGGCTGATCGTCGCAAGCAGAAAGGGCCGGATCGCCTCCGGCCCTTTTTTGTCTGTTGCTTCAGCTCAGTGGGCCGGAGCGCTATGACCGCCGAACCATTCGCTGAGGAAGCCGAATTGCTCCGGGAACTGGTCGACGGCACCGTCGAGCAGCATCTTGATGGCGACATAAAGGATGATCAGCAGGCCGATATAGGCGATCCAGCGGTAGCGGTGCAGCAGGCGTGCGACGAAGGAGGCGGCAAAGCCCATCAGCGCGATCGAGAGCGCGAGACCGATGATCAGAACAGTCGGATGGTCCATGGCGGCACCGGCAACCGCAAGCACGTTGTCGAGCGACATCGACACGTCGGCGATGACGATCTGCCAGGCGGCCTGCGCGAAGGTCTTGCGCGGGCCTTTGCCGGCGATCTTGCCGTCCTTATCGTAATCCGCGTCGGACAGTGCCTCGGTCGCTTCATGCTCCTGCTCGTGGCTGACGCTGAGTTCACGCCACATCTTCCAGCACACCCACAGCAGCAGCAGGCCGCCGGCGATGAGCAGCATCGGCCCGATGGCCAAAAGCCACTGGGTGATCAGCGCGAAACCGATACGGAGAACGGTCGCCGCCGCGATGCCGACGAGGATGGCCTTCTTGCGCTGGTCGGCCGGAAGGCCCGCCGCGGCAAGGCCGATGACGATGGCATTGTCGCCAGCAAGCACGAGGTCGATAGCTATGACCTGCAGAAGGGCTGTAAAGCCTGCAGCAGTGAATATCTCCATCGGACGGGACCCTCTCCGTTCAGTTCCAATGTCTTGATGTCGGCTATAACGCCCGACGCGCGTGCGTCAACAGACAAGCAGCGCGTTTATTCGAAACCGCTTGAATCGGCTCCATCCCTGACGCGAAGCTGACGAAACTTGGTGATAATGGCGGCTAGCCGGCCGCGAGTGGAGCTCGACCGGCCGATCTCGCGGCCTATTCGCAGACGTATCTGACGCGACCCGTGGGGCCGCTTACGGCGCGGCAGGATATCGGTTTGGAATTACCGGTGGTCGTCGCACGGCTTGGTGCGCGCGTCACCGGGCGAGGGCCAGGCTGCTCGGTGGCGAAGCGGATATCAGGCCCGGTTGGAAAGGCGGCTGCCTGCTGGCGCTCGGCCGCGGCACGCTTTGCTTCGTCGTCCTGCCAGAAGCGCCGGGAGTCCATCTGTTTCGGAATGACGACGGTGCCGTCGGACGCGCGACTGCAGCCGCCAAACAGCGTGGCGGAGAAACCCAGGGTCAGAGCAAGCGTCAATGTCGAACCAAAACTCATGCGAATGCTATATCGCGGCCGAAGGCGTCGATAAAGTCCTTCTGTTCAAGCAGTTGGGATAAATAAGAAAAATCGTCCAGGACAGATCGACGCTGATTTGCAGCGCCGCCTTGTTTGGAAGCCTGCGGTTTCAGGCACTCACAGCGTGCTGCCAACCGAACTCAGCGTTGTCGCGATTGCCTGCTTGTATCTCTCGAATTCCGGCGACGTCTGCCTGACTACCTGTGGCGGTGGTGACGCGGGGGTGGAACTGGGCTGCGAGGTCGTGGCAGGAGCGCGGCCGGTCATCTTCTTCTCCGCCCAGGCAACGACATAGGTGGCGTTCTTGCCAGTCAGAAATGGGTTGGCCTTAATGACGACAGCTCCGAGGACGTCGGCGATCATGGCGTCGCCAGAGGCCGACAGGATCTGGTGGGCACCTTCCATGCCCAGGAAGTGACAGAGGTAGAGCCGCCCGGCGGTGATCTGGTGGCCGCGCTGCTTGAGATAGGCTTCGCCCTCGCGGGCCAGGTTGCGCACCATTTCGCGCGAGATTGTCGGATCGAAGCGCAGTTCGAGCAGTTCGGCAGTCGACAGCGAGCGCGCCAGATCGGGTCGGTAGGTATTCATCATCCGGATCCAGGTGCTGCTGATGAACTGCCCGAGGCCCGTCGCCGACGACAGCGGGTTCTTGGCGCGCGCGCTGCCGCCGCTTTCGACATGGATGATGCGGTTGGTAAGGATCTCGATGGCCTGATCGTCAGAAGAGGTTGTCGCGACGGTGGTTGTGGTCGTCGTGGTGGTTGGCGTCTTGGTCGTCGCCACGGCGACCGTGACCGTGCCGAGCGGATCGATGGCCTGACCGTCCTGGTAGAGCTCGAAATGCAGATGCGGACCGGTCGACAGGCCGGTGGTGCCGATATAGCCGATGACGTCGCCGGCCTTGACTGTCGTGCCGACGCTGATGCCGTCGGCGAAACGCTGCATGTGGGCATAGCGGGTTTCACGGTTGTTGGCATGGGAGATGCGGATGAGGTTGCCGTAGCCCTTGCCGTCGCCCTCGAATACGACCTGGCCGTCGAAGGCAGCGGCAATCGGCGTGCCGATAGGGGCTGCCCAGTCGACGCCCTTATGGATGCGGACGGTCTTCAGGATCGGATGCTTGCGCGGCCCGAAGGTCGAGGTCATGACGCCATTGACCGGGGTCAACATGCCGTTCGTCGTCGCCAGCGAGCGAACCTGATCGTCACCGCTGACGCAGGAGAACTGGCCGTCGCTTTGCTGGAAGACGAAGCATTCGAGCCTCTTGTCGCTGCCGTGGACGCCGACATAGAGCACGCGGCCGGCAACGCCATCCTTGCCGCGCGCCGTCGCCGAATAAAGCAGGACAAGGCGCTGGTCCTCGGTGGCGAAGGCATTCAGGTCCTGGCCGCGCGACAGATACATGATCGCCTCGCCGAGCACGCCTGTCGGCACGTTGTTGCGGGCGGCGGTCGAATAGATCGCGTCGAGCAGCCGGTACTGGCGTTTCTGCGCGCCAACCTGCGGTGCGCCGGAATAGTTGAACAGGTCGTCGCGCACCCATGGATCGACGCCGGAGACGAACTGGCCGGCCGAATTGCGGGCAAGCGTGCCGACGAACCTGTTCATGGCGTAGACCGAAACCTGCATCAGCGCCATCGCGGGCGCGCTGCGCCGGGGGCGGAAGCCGCGCAGGGCGACGACATAGCCGGGTTCCAGGTTCTCCAGCTTGAAGACCGCCTTGACAGCGTCGCTCACCAGCCTGGCTTCGTCGGTCGCAAAATGCGCCTCGAGCGCCACGCTTTCGAGCGTGCGGTTGGTGAGGATCTTGACGAAGATGTCTTCGGTGGCTGTGAACCGCTCGGGCTCCGGGGTCACGGTCGCCACGCTGGTGTTGTTTTCGACGGCGGTTTTTTCGAAGGTGGGCAGGGCGGCCTCGCCCTGGTCGATGGTTTCGCCCCAGCCGGCGCCGAGATCGGAGGTGTCGTCGCCCTCGGGCCCGATCTCATCAAGGTCGCTCGCTGCCGACGGCGTCGGCTGGACGTTTGTTTGCTGTCCTGGCAGAGGCTCGGCGACAGCGCGCTGCGCCTGGAAGAAGGCAAAATCCTCCTGGGTCGACGGGATGGCGGTCATGAAGCGTTCGCTGGAGCTCAGCATCGTGTCGGACAGGTATTCGATGCTGGGCGAGATGCCGTCCTCGGTAAGCTCAGCCGGGCGTGAAAGCTGGCGTCGCTTGGTCTCTGTGCCGGCCTCATGCGCCAGGTTGATCCACATCGGGTCGCC
The nucleotide sequence above comes from Aminobacter aminovorans. Encoded proteins:
- a CDS encoding peptidoglycan DD-metalloendopeptidase family protein — encoded protein: MTHGIDTSFKQQKQQRMAKRSRERRLKAVIAAGILILAGVVAAAIYFGADYWPSGEYEGDLQPTEETDIVPADAAVYVPAIVDLPGDPMWINLAHEAGTETKRRQLSRPAELTEDGISPSIEYLSDTMLSSSERFMTAIPSTQEDFAFFQAQRAVAEPLPGQQTNVQPTPSAASDLDEIGPEGDDTSDLGAGWGETIDQGEAALPTFEKTAVENNTSVATVTPEPERFTATEDIFVKILTNRTLESVALEAHFATDEARLVSDAVKAVFKLENLEPGYVVALRGFRPRRSAPAMALMQVSVYAMNRFVGTLARNSAGQFVSGVDPWVRDDLFNYSGAPQVGAQKRQYRLLDAIYSTAARNNVPTGVLGEAIMYLSRGQDLNAFATEDQRLVLLYSATARGKDGVAGRVLYVGVHGSDKRLECFVFQQSDGQFSCVSGDDQVRSLATTNGMLTPVNGVMTSTFGPRKHPILKTVRIHKGVDWAAPIGTPIAAAFDGQVVFEGDGKGYGNLIRISHANNRETRYAHMQRFADGISVGTTVKAGDVIGYIGTTGLSTGPHLHFELYQDGQAIDPLGTVTVAVATTKTPTTTTTTTTVATTSSDDQAIEILTNRIIHVESGGSARAKNPLSSATGLGQFISSTWIRMMNTYRPDLARSLSTAELLELRFDPTISREMVRNLAREGEAYLKQRGHQITAGRLYLCHFLGMEGAHQILSASGDAMIADVLGAVVIKANPFLTGKNATYVVAWAEKKMTGRAPATTSQPSSTPASPPPQVVRQTSPEFERYKQAIATTLSSVGSTL
- a CDS encoding TerC family protein; this translates as MEIFTAAGFTALLQVIAIDLVLAGDNAIVIGLAAAGLPADQRKKAILVGIAAATVLRIGFALITQWLLAIGPMLLIAGGLLLLWVCWKMWRELSVSHEQEHEATEALSDADYDKDGKIAGKGPRKTFAQAAWQIVIADVSMSLDNVLAVAGAAMDHPTVLIIGLALSIALMGFAASFVARLLHRYRWIAYIGLLIILYVAIKMLLDGAVDQFPEQFGFLSEWFGGHSAPAH